One genomic segment of Oncorhynchus mykiss isolate Arlee chromosome 10, USDA_OmykA_1.1, whole genome shotgun sequence includes these proteins:
- the LOC110533897 gene encoding protocadherin-10 isoform X4 yields MDLRGAKRRLGGIWQVTCLALVVCVLDLVWAQIRYSIPEELEHGAFVGNIAEDLGLDVERLSARRFRIVSGAKKQYLEVNLENGILFVNEIIDREELCEQSLSCSFHLQVVIENPLELYRVEVEILDVNDNSPSFPWSEFNLDISESAVPGSRFPLESAQDLDVGSNSLRSYLLSVNEHFVLDIQTRSDGSKFAELVLESPLDREQQNTHQVVLTAVDGGSPERSGTAQINITVLDANDNAPVFDQSFYRVRLVENAPKGTVVIKLNASDLDEGPNADITYSFSGHAPIKVRELFSVDSRTGEIRVKGVVDYEKARMHEIYVQAKDKGPSAVAVHCKVLVNILDVNDNLPEVILTSVSTPVQEDAPPGTVIAVISVMDKDSGENGNVDCEIPHHVPFQLHSSFKNYYTLVTCDFLDRETVPEYNITLTARDMGAPPLFTRKTILVQVSDMNDNTPRFKQPSYTVYLTENNAPGASICSVTALDPDSDQNAYLSYSILEGDIHGMSVSTYVSINSDNGNIYALRSFDHEQLRNFQILVQAQDAGFPPLRTNVTVNVFILDQNDNAPVIVAPLPQNGTAATEVVPRSVDAGYLVAKITAMDADAGQNSRLFYQVLQANDPSLFSVALYTGEIRTIRRFVEKDPIRQMLVILVKDNGQPPLSATVSIILSVVDNVPESLPDFGDLTLSPQYRSNLTLYLIVSLGVISFTFLVAIIVLAAIKGYRDRHSIRRYNVSLSACCGFRSEESTTDVFKKSNLNVQITTGTKGSTNCVEANGNGPLSQPYCYKMCLTPESSKSDFMFLKSCSPMNATPQKNNAKGADYPKSGWSAQDSRSLIVNNGATIPNELKQANMDWTLTKNRRNSAHKSFRSMERTFPRRPRPDPDGFSCPVAPQYYTWGSHMREYKMSSQVEGIGGVGSVGRVPNRSWTPSYTQPPSAQPPPDYQHNVYIPGTPSGYCTLKPAPRGELDVYNSFSTFGKNKRFISSYDPSFDQRGDNLINKDFFK; encoded by the exons ATGGACCTCCGAGGCGCGAAGAGACGGCTTGGGGGGATATGGCAGGTGACATGCCTAGCTCTCGTCGTATGTGTCCTGGATTTAGTTTGGGCTCAGATTCGTTATTCAATCCCTGAGGAACTGGAACATGGCGCTTTTGTTGGAAACATAGCCGAGGACTTGGGTTTAGACGTCGAGAGACTCTCTGCGCGCAGGTTCAGGATAGTTTCAGGCGCAAAAAAGCAATACTTGGAGGTGAATTTAGAAAATGGTATTTTATTTGTAAACGAAATAATTGATCGAGAGGAACTATGTGAACAGAGTCTGTCTTGCTCTTTCCATTTGCAAGTGGTAATCGAAAACCCATTGGAACTGTACAGGGTTGAGGTGGAGATTTTAGATGTGAACGATAACTCACCCAGTTTTCCGTGGAGTGAGTTTAATTTGGATATATCCGAGTCGGCGGTACCCGGGTCCCGCTTCCCACTAGAGAGCGCGCAGGACTTGGACGTTGGAAGCAACTCGCTCCGCTCGTATCTGCTGAGTGTGAATGAACATTTTGTCCTGGACATCCAGACGCGTAGTGATGGCAGTAAGTTTGCGGAGTTGGTCCTGGAGAGCCCCTTGGACAGAGAGCAGCAGAATACGCACCAGGTGGTGCTGACGGCCGTGGATGGAGGCTCGCCAGAGAGATCCGGGACAGCGCAAATCAATATAACAGTTCTGGATGCAAATGACAACGCGCCCGTGTTCGACCAGTCTTTCTACAGAGTGAGGCTTGTGGAAAACGCACCGAAGGGCACCGTTGTGATAAAACTAAACGCATCGGATTTGGATGAGGGTCCTAATGCGGATATCACATACTCTTTCAGCGGGCATGCTCCCATAAAAGTGCGCGAGCTTTTCAGTGTGGATTCGCGCACTGGAGAGATCAGAGTGAAAGGTGTCGTAGATTATGAAAAGGCCAGGATGCATGAGATATATGTGCAAGCCAAGGACAAGGGCCCATCGGCAGTGGCCGTGCACTGTAAAGTTCTAGTCAATATCTTAGATGTGAATGACAACCTCCCGGAGGTGATCTTGACATCAGTGTCCACACCTGTCCAAGAGGACGCACCACCGGGGACTGTGATAGCTGTCATCAGCGTCATGGACAAAGACTCAGGTGAAAATGGAAATGTTGACTGTGAAATTCCACATCATGTCCCCTTCCAGCTCCACTCCTCTTTTAAGAACTATTACACTTTGGTTACTTGTGATTTTTTGGACAGAGAGACGGTGCCAGAGTACAACATCACTCTCACAGCAAGAGATATGGGCGCACCTCCCTTGTTCACAAGGAAAACTATTTTGGTTCAAGTGTCAGACATGAACGACAACACACCCCGATTCAAGCAGCCGTCATACACCGTCTATTTGACAGAGAATAACGCACCAGGAGCCTCAATTTGCTCGGTTACTGCCCTGGATCCAGATTCTGACCAAAATGCCTATCTCTCTTACTCTATTCTGGAAGGTGATATACATGGGATGTCCGTGTCCACCTACGTCTCCATAAACTCAGACAACGGGAATATTTACGCATTGCGTTCTTTTGACCATGAGCAGCTAAGAAACTTTCAGATTTTAGTCCAAGCACAAGATGCCGGGTTTCCACCCCTGAGAACCAATGTTACCGTAAATGTCTTTATTTTAGACCAAAATGACAATGCACCAGTCATAGTAGCACCTCTACCCCAAAACGGCACCGCGGCGACTGAAGTGGTGCCCAGGTCAGTTGATGCTGGCTATCTTGTGGCAAAAATCACTGCGATGGACGCAGACGCAGGTCAAAACTCGCGTCTGTTCTACCAGGTGCTCCAGGCAAACGACCCGAGCCTGTTTAGCGTCGCTCTGTACACGGGCGAAATCAGGACAATTCGCCGATTTGTGGAAAAAGACCCCATAAGGCAAATGCTGGTCATTCTGGTCAAGGACAACGGTCAGCCACCCCTTTCGGCCACAGTTTCCATCATCCTGTCAGTTGTTGACAACGTGCCAGAATCGCTGCCTGATTTCGGCGACCTCACACTGAGCCCCCAGTACCGCTCGAACCTCACGCTGTACTTAATAGTGTCTCTGGGCGTTATCTCGTTCACGTTTCTGGTGGCTATTATCGTCCTGGCGGCGATAAAGGGATACAGGGATAGACATTCCATTCGGAGGTATAACGTCTCTCTGAGTGCATGCTGCGGGTTCCGATCAGAGGAATCTACCACTGATGTGTTCAAGAAGTCCAACTTGAACGTGCAGATAACCACAGGCACCAAAGGATCCACGAACTGCGTTGAGGCAAATGGCAACGGCCCCCTTTCTCAGCCATACTGCTACAAGATGTGTCTGACCCCGGAATCATCCAAGAGCGATTTCATGTTCCTAAAGTCATGCAGTCCGATGAATGCGACTCCACAGAAGAATAATGCCAAGGGCGCAGACTACCCCAAATCGGGTTGGAGCGCACAGGACTCCCGCAGCCTGATAGTGAACAACGGAGCAACTATTCCGAACGAG CTCAAGCAAGCGAACATGGACTGGACATTGACGAAAAATCGACGAAATTCAGCACACAAAAG CTTTAGATCCATGGAGAGGACCTTCCCACGTAGACCCAGGCCGGACCCTGATGGCTTCTCCTGCCCGGTGGCACCGCAGTACTATACCTGGGGTAGTCATATGCGTG AATACAAGATGTCCTCCCAGGTCGAAGGGATTGGAGGGGTTGGAAGTGTAGGAAGGGTTCCAAACCGTTCGTGGACTCCGAGTTACACCCAGCCTCCATCTGCACAGCCACCACCTGACTACCAGCACAACGTCTACATCCCTGGCACACCGTCTGGGTACTGCACTCTGAAGCCTGCACCCAGGGGGGAACTGGATGTCTACAACTCATTCTCTACGTTTGGAAAGAATAAGAGGTTCATCTCTAGCTATGACCCGAGCTTTGACCAGAGAGGGGACAACCTGATAAACAAGGACTTTTTTAAATGA